ggagaaattaggttctcattcCTCTTTCTTAtattccattgattaaaaccttatttctttgcaattttttatcaaggtccttAGGTTTTAATGAGTGTCATTATTTcagtaataaaatatttacatattagcaaatttaaattaaatttctaaaatatattaatttagtaTTAGAAACGTTACGtttggtgtatatatatatatatatttatggcTATACTTTGTAacatatacatttatttttagtttgtacccaattttaatttgcaacccttttttgaATCTgtactaaatttctttttagttgtacccatatattaattactTTTTGTGCCCTTTTCTTTCAAAGATTTATATGTAGTctagggctttttttttttttcgtttttttttgtACCCATTCTACTATATAAATGTACCACttctttatatgtaaaatgtaccaatttttatttttatttttttttaatgtaaaatgaacccaatttttaatgtaaaatctataaatttacgcctttttcaatttcaaatgtacccttatttaaaaatataaaataaaacattttagtttatgaaaaactaaaaaatctGATAAGTGTAACACGAATTATCAATCTTTGTAAGATTATAGGGAGAAATTAatactaaaatttaatattttttctttcaattaaagtattcaaattaataaaattttattctaaGATTTTGgtataataaaatttcaatcaaaataATGTATCCATATGAATTTTTGGGTACATTACTATACAActgatttacaattttttaacactatggatacattcttttgctaTTTATGATTTCATATTATTACattgtttttattcatttattcaataaaaaattttgaaaactttttACTGTAGCCGTTTCATATTATTACATTGTAATATAATGAGGGACTTTAAATCTAGAATTTATAtgccaaatatatatacacacacacaatatgggattataaatctcataaatgtCAAACATATAGAAAAATACATATTAATATTGATATAATGAGGTTTTCAAAGtcaagggactttgattaaaaaaaaaaaaaaattgaataccaTTAAAGTTTTAGTTAAAGAGTGTTAGTGATTAGGGACCGAATCCAAagtctttcttatttttattattaatatgaGAATATTAGGTTCGGCTATGTATCTTTTTGATAGACCACTTAATGGTTTCGATGAAGTTAATTTTCTAGATAATGAAAGTTTAGATCAATATAGATTGTAAAAGACTGATGTTTTGAGTTAGATGGTGTAATGGTTGATGAATATAGCGACCACAAACAAATGTATCAGTATGtagatttataaaataaaaataaaaagtgtctTTAATTAGATACAATTTTATGCACAATTTGTTAAACTTCGTAATTAATGTTCTGCCATAAATTTGGGCAATTTCTTCAACTGCAAAACATGGTCTTCAATTCTTGGGAGGATTGAAATTTTACCGTCTGGAATTTATCCATGTGTACTTTGGTGGGAGAACTATATATACCTTCCAAAAGAAGTGATTCAAATTAGAAAGTAACTAATTCATGGAACTATGTATGCAGGAGTGTGCCAACTTAATGGTCTAGGCGAAAGGGATAAGCCCAACATGAAAGAAATCCTTGTTTCCTCATACAATACCTTGTTAGCTCCCAAGGTGAAAGCTGAATGCTTGGACAATACCAGTGCAGCAACAAAAGAAACGACTTACGTTCAGAGCCATTGTTCAAAAGAGCGGAGAACAAGTATTGGTGATATTGTTTCCACTTGGTTCAACCAATTCCATATTTTGCTGCAAAGAAGCCTCAAGGAACGAAAGCATGAGTCCTTCAACTCGCTGCGAGTTTTACAGgtagtggccggtgcattgttAGCTGGTCTAATGTGGTGGCAATCAGATTATTTAGATATCCAGGATCGTTTAGGCCTTCTCTTCTTCATTTCTATATTTTGGGGAGTCTTACCTTCTTTCAACTCGGTATTTGCATTTCCCCAAGAACGTGCCATCTTCATTAAGGAGCAGGCCTCGGGTATGTACACTCTCTCTTCGTATTTCATGGCTCGAATGGTCGGAGACCTACCGATGGAGCTTATTCTTCCTACAATATTTCTTGTCATGGCTTACTGGATGGCCGGATTAAAAGCCGACATGGGCGCTTTTCTATTAACCTTGTTGGTTTTACTCGGCTATGTGCTAGTGTCTCAAGGGCTTGGCCTTGCTTTAGGCGCGGCAATCATGGATGCCAAACAGGCCTCCACGATAGCAACAGTGACAATGCTAGCTTTTGTGCTGACCGGAGGATATTACGTGCATAAGGTTCCTTCTTGTTTTGCTTGGCTCAAATATATTTCTGCTACCTTTTATAGTTATAGGCTGCTAATCAATGTCCAATATGGGGAAGGTAGTAAATTATCATCCCTCTTGGCCTGCTCATCTCATGACCATGATCATGCAGGTGATCACAAAGCAAGCTGCAAGTTTGTCGAGCAAGATGTCGTAGGGCAAATTAGCCCTGCGACGAGCGTATGTGTCATGTTGTTTATGTTTTTCGCATATAGGTTAGTGGCTTACCTTGCATTGAGACGCAGTAAAGTTTGAAATAATTCATACAATAATTACTTGCATTTGGATTCCATGTTCTTCGAAAGACCTCTTTAGTTGTAATTCTCTGAAATGGatgaatttatttttctctGTGTTTGTTTGTACAAGTTGATAGATCGTATGTTAGCAACACTGTAATCATTCAATGGGATCGACGAAATGCAATAATATAGCAATCTTGTATATCTTAAAATGTCATATACTAATGAAGCTACATTGATGAATTAATTCATATATGTTACATTGTAGtttattttttggtcaataCATATTTTAAGCACCTTAAAGCAAGCGATCTGTTTGATACACAATTCAAACTTTAGCCATACCACAAAGAGAAAGGTCATTCCGAATGTGTATGCGTAGGCTCCAAGGTTTTAAACGAAGCTGCGAGATATATCTATATATGGATTGAGGGCTTCCTTGCTTTCACCAATTTACGAATAAGCTATTGCTCTCCGATGCAATGGAAATTTTTTGGTGGAATAACTAAATCTTGGGGGCAATGGCCTAtgtaaacaaaaacaatttatttacacATCTGTCATTACTATACGCGAGATAGTATTACTATTGTTGGACATATTTGAAGTGCGATGAATATATACTCCAAATTATGTCCCAGAATATTTAAAAACATTGCTACTGCCTCTTTGACATAGATACTCTCAGCAGTCTCGCTACGCAAGTGATCCTGCTTGCTTTTGGTATTCCAGAGAAGCAAATCTTAATCGACCCTATATTTGAAGGGGAGTGGATTTGAGAGCgaaaaatgaatgaaagaaTGCCAAACAGGCCGATCA
This genomic stretch from Pyrus communis chromosome 2, drPyrComm1.1, whole genome shotgun sequence harbors:
- the LOC137723332 gene encoding ABC transporter G family member 25-like, which translates into the protein MDFNGGDQTPNGSDHSPDHLPSLISSTNCFPITLKFVDVSYKVKIDNKSQYRDCLFGHKDKPRQEEQERTILHGITGMASSGEILAILGPSGSGKSTLLNALAGRLNRKHQGTVLANGRALTKTVLRRTGFVPQDDVLYPHLTVRETLVFCALLRLPRTLSKKEKVSAAESVISELGLHKCENTIIGNTFVRGVSGGERKRVSIAHEVLMNPSLLILDEPTSGLDSTAAHRLLSTLGSLAHKGKTIVTSIHQPSSQVYQMLDSVLVLCDGRCLYFGKGSEAMNYFGSIGFAPAFPMNPADFLLDLANGVCQLNGLGERDKPNMKEILVSSYNTLLAPKVKAECLDNTSAATKETTYVQSHCSKERRTSIGDIVSTWFNQFHILLQRSLKERKHESFNSLRVLQVVAGALLAGLMWWQSDYLDIQDRLGLLFFISIFWGVLPSFNSVFAFPQERAIFIKEQASGMYTLSSYFMARMVGDLPMELILPTIFLVMAYWMAGLKADMGAFLLTLLVLLGYVLVSQGLGLALGAAIMDAKQASTIATVTMLAFVLTGGYYVHKVPSCFAWLKYISATFYSYRLLINVQYGEGSKLSSLLACSSHDHDHAGDHKASCKFVEQDVVGQISPATSVCVMLFMFFAYRLVAYLALRRSKV